In Pseudomonas sp. LRP2-20, the genomic window CTGGCTGACGCCGGCGGTCGCCAGCAGGCCGATTGAAAGTGTCGTGGTCAGCAGAGCCTTTGTAATTGTCATTGTGACGCTCCCAAACAAGAACATTGATTGCAGTATTCGAGGGCATCCGGCCCAAAGAGGGACGCCAGGCTGGCTGGCGCGCCTTGCCTTGGTGAGCACTGCGCAGGAGAAATATTTCACAATGTAAAAAAAGGATAAAATAATAAGTCCTGATGCATCACAACGGAAAAACCTATGAAGTTCACATTGCGCCAACTTCGCTATGCGCTCGCAGCGGCCAAGCACGGCAACCTGACCACGGCGGCCATGGAGCTTCATGTTTCCCAACCCTCCATCTCGGCGGCCATCACCGAACTGGAGGAGGTGCTGGGGCAATCGATTTTCATCCGCCAACGTGGCCTGGGCATCTCGCTGACCCCCTTCGGCCGTACCGTCATGGTCCAGGCCCGGCGCGTGCTGGCAGAGGCGCAGACCTTCGCCGAGATCCATGCCAATGCAGGCGAGTGTGTGGGCGAACTGGTGGTCGGGTGTTTCGAGGACCTTGCGCCCTATTGCCTCCCACAAATCGTGCGACGGCTGCAAGCGTCCTACCCAAAAGTCACTGTCGATATGCGCGATGGCAGCTTCGAGTATGTTGGCAAGCGGCTGAGTGAGGGAGCGATAGAGCTGGCGATCACCTACGATCTGGGTTTGCCGCCGAACACTCAATGCACTCAGCTGTGCCAGCTGACCGCTCAGGTCCTGCTGGCGGCCGACCACCCGTTGGCCAAGGCGTCGCGCGTCAGCCTCAAGGCACTTTCCGAATACACCTTGGTGGTCACCGATCAGGTTCACAGCTGGCAGCATGTGCTGGACCTGTTCAGCTTCTATGACCTTGCACCCGCCGCTGTGCACCGTGTGCGCACATTCGAACTGCAGCGCAGCCTGGTCGCCAATGGGTTTGGCGTGGCGTTGATCTACACCCGGCCATTTGGTGACCGCAGTTATGACGGCCAAGCGCTGGTCTGTCGCCCGACCGAAGAGAAACTGCCCACCCACAGCATCGTGCTGGCGCAAGACCTGCGCTATCCGCTGACGCCGTCGGCCGAGGCGTTCAAGGAACTGGCGGTGGCCTGGTTTGCGGAAAGACCGTCGTTTGCATCCGAGTGAGCGGCCATGACCTGAGCCGCTTATAAATCGCACAACAGTTCGGTAATCGCACAAATTCCGCTCGGGCCCCTCTACTGTTGCCCAGTCTTGCGGCACGCTATAGGCAAGTCAGCACATAACTCAAAGCGCTGAATGGCCCCACCGCGTCAGCACGCGGCCAGGTCGACAATCCATACTCCAGGAAGAACCAGGAGCTCGCTGTGATCAATAAAACGTTTGAGTCCATCGCCAGCGCGGTGGAAGGGATTACCGACGGTTCGACCATCATGGTCGGCGGCTTCGGCACTGCCGGCATGCCATCTGAGCTCATTGATGGGCTGATCGCCACCGGTGCCCGCGACCTGACCATCATCAGCAACAACGCCGGCAACGGCGAGATCGGCCTGGCCGCTCTGCTGATGGCCGGCAGCGTGCGCAAGGTAATCTGCTCCTTCCCGCGTCAGTCTGACTCCTACGTCTTCGACGAACTGTACCGGGCCGGCAAGATCGAACTGGAAGTCGTACCGCAAGGCAACCTGGCCGAGCGTATCCGCGCCGCAGGTTCGGGCATCGGTGCGTTCTTCTCGCCGACCGGCTACGGCACCCTGCTGGCCGAAGGCAAGGAAACCCGTGAGATCGACGGCCGCCAGTACGTGCTGGAAATGCCGCTGCACGCCGACTTCGCGCTGATCAAGGCGCACAAGGGTGACCGCTGGGGCAACCTGGTCTACCGCAAGGCCGCGCGCAACTTCGGCCCGATCATGGCCATGGCCGCCAAGACCGCCATCGCCCAGGTCGACCAGATCGTCGAACTCGGTGAGCTGGACCCGGAACACATCATCACCCCGGGTATCTTCGTCCAGCGCGTGGTCGCCGTTTCCGGCGCTGCCGCTTCTTCGATCGCCAACGCTGTCTGAGGCCTGCCATGACCATCACCAAAAAGCTCTCCCGCACCGAGATGGCCCAGCGCGTGGCCGCGGACATCCAGGAAGGCGCATACGTCAACCTGGGCATCGGCGCACCAACCCTGGTGGCCAACTACCTGGGCGACAAGGAAGTGTTCCTGCACAGCGAGAACGGCCTGCTGGGCATGGGCCCAAGCCCCGCGCCAGGCGAGGAAGACGATGACCTGATCAACGCCGGCAAGCAACACGTGACCCTGCTCACCGGCGGTGCCTACTTCCACCACGCCGACTCGTTCTCGATGATGCGTGGCGGCCATCTGGACATCGCCGTACTGGGCGCCTTCCAGGTATCGGTCAAGGGCGACCTGGCCAACTGGCACACAGGTGCCGAAGGTTCGATCCCCGCCGTGGGCGGCGCGATGGACCTGGCCACTGGCGCCCGCCAGGTGTTCGTGATGATGGACCACCTGACCAAGTCCGGCGAAAGCAAGCTGGTGCCCGAGTGCACCTACCCGCTGACCGGCATCGGTTGCGTCAGCCGTATCTACACCGACCTGGCCGTGCTGGAAGTCACCGCCGATGGCCTGAAAGTGGTTGAGATCTGCGCTGATATCGACTTCGACGAATTGCAGAAGCTCAGTGGCGTGCCGCTGATCAAGTGATCCGCGTTACCGGACCGAACGGCGCACGGGTACCACGATCATTGCGCTGAGCGGTCCGGGTTTACCGACGCCAGCGGCCGCAAGGCCGCTATCGCGCCCCGCCCCCCGACTTGCTGGTGGTTACAGCTTCTCAAGCGCCGGCAAGCCCTCTGCGGCCTTGCAGCCAAGGCTGCGCATCAGGTCACGCGTAGCCTCGAAGAAGATGTCGTTGAAGGCCTCGGCACATTCCGGGGTGAGCCGGCTGGAAGGGCCGGAAAGCACCAGTGCACCGACCAGTTCATCGCCAGCACCATACACGGGAAAGGCCACCGATGCGGCATGCGGGTCTGTGGCCCCCATCGAGAAAAACGGCCGGCGCATGGCGATACCGTTCGCATAAGGCGCGCGCAAAGCCTGGGCGCCAGCGGCGTCGTCCATCGGTCGCATGTCACCAGGTTGAACGTGCATGCGCAGGCGA contains:
- a CDS encoding LysR family transcriptional regulator, translating into MKFTLRQLRYALAAAKHGNLTTAAMELHVSQPSISAAITELEEVLGQSIFIRQRGLGISLTPFGRTVMVQARRVLAEAQTFAEIHANAGECVGELVVGCFEDLAPYCLPQIVRRLQASYPKVTVDMRDGSFEYVGKRLSEGAIELAITYDLGLPPNTQCTQLCQLTAQVLLAADHPLAKASRVSLKALSEYTLVVTDQVHSWQHVLDLFSFYDLAPAAVHRVRTFELQRSLVANGFGVALIYTRPFGDRSYDGQALVCRPTEEKLPTHSIVLAQDLRYPLTPSAEAFKELAVAWFAERPSFASE
- a CDS encoding 3-oxoacid CoA-transferase subunit A — encoded protein: MINKTFESIASAVEGITDGSTIMVGGFGTAGMPSELIDGLIATGARDLTIISNNAGNGEIGLAALLMAGSVRKVICSFPRQSDSYVFDELYRAGKIELEVVPQGNLAERIRAAGSGIGAFFSPTGYGTLLAEGKETREIDGRQYVLEMPLHADFALIKAHKGDRWGNLVYRKAARNFGPIMAMAAKTAIAQVDQIVELGELDPEHIITPGIFVQRVVAVSGAAASSIANAV
- a CDS encoding 3-oxoacid CoA-transferase subunit B, which codes for MTITKKLSRTEMAQRVAADIQEGAYVNLGIGAPTLVANYLGDKEVFLHSENGLLGMGPSPAPGEEDDDLINAGKQHVTLLTGGAYFHHADSFSMMRGGHLDIAVLGAFQVSVKGDLANWHTGAEGSIPAVGGAMDLATGARQVFVMMDHLTKSGESKLVPECTYPLTGIGCVSRIYTDLAVLEVTADGLKVVEICADIDFDELQKLSGVPLIK